One genomic window of Quercus lobata isolate SW786 chromosome 9, ValleyOak3.0 Primary Assembly, whole genome shotgun sequence includes the following:
- the LOC115961469 gene encoding uncharacterized protein LOC115961469 codes for MDTETEFTPSHEVDSNVVESSSRVREKVDPAWEYFSLAVDEKGQNTFTCVYCRQTYKGGGINRMKKHLAGIKGDIGLCKKVSHDVRYQMLEYVKEFELKKKADKQHQEKMFSVPSTNSDMQEDEDVQEVFSSGLPKKPVLGKRKCTNPVDNYFALKTTPGAQLSLKSVFQSKERVRQVDMAIARFLYDNCISFNVVNSVYYQRIVDAVAVAGPGYKGPSYHAIRVPLLRDQKKEVQLGMVFVKSIDASDIVKSTRNLFKLFDEVVTWVGPKNIVHMVTDNASNYDMGNMPHVERLKKRASKVTVFIYNHVALIAWLRKRPGWTDIVHVGETRFATTFLSFGSLHVHKYDLQALVTSKFFVDNRLARESKAKEVVSIILDNSFWDDINVLVKISSPLIRLLRIIDSDQRPAIGYVYEGMHRARLGIKKIFRMKKHLYKPYTSIIKNRWEKHLCKDLHAVAYWLNPAFQCDEENFCRKLAVHMAVLDYIGTKYDGDKEKFNFDPIDYASIDKTDFWVFVEEEDPYLNYEELENAIYEEGAYPTSAGPSSNIEKSVDDSSEIE; via the exons ATGGATACAGAGACCGAGTTTACTCCATCACATGAAGTTGATTCCAATGTAGTGGAGTCTAGCTCCAGAGTAAGGGAAAAGGTTGATCCGGCTTGGGAATATTTTAGCCTTGCGGTGGATGAGAAGGGACAGAATACTTTTACATGTGTGTATTGTAGGCAAACATATAAAGGTGGCGGTATTAATAGGATGAAAAAACACCTTGCGGGGATAAAAGGTGATATTGGATTGTGTAAAAAGGTTTCTCATGATGTGAGATACCAAATGTTGGAATATGTGAAGGAGTTTGAGTTGAAGAAAAAAGCTGATAAACAACATCAAGAAAAAATGTTTAGTGTGCCTTCCACAAATAGTGATAtgcaagaagatgaagatgttcAAGAAGTATTTAGTAGTGGATTGCCTAAAAAACCTGTTTTAGGCAAAAGAAAGTGTACAAATCCAGTGGATAATTACTTTGCTCTAAAAACTACTCCAGGAGCTCAACTTAGTCTTAAAAGTGTGTTCCAAAGTAAAGAAAGGGTGAGGCAAGTTGATATGGCTATTGCAAGGTTTCTGTATGACAATTGCATTTCTTTTAATGTAGTGAATTCAGTGTACTACCAAAGGATTGTTGATGCCGTAGCTGTTGCTGGTCCTGGTTACAAAGGTCCATCTTATCATGCTATACGGGTCCCTTTGTTAAGAGATCAAAAGAAAGAGGTTCAATT GGGAATGGTATTTGTAAAATCAATTGATGCCTCAGATATTGTAAAGAGTACCAGAAACTtgtttaaattgtttgatgaagTAGTTACATGGGTTGGTCCAAAAAACATAGTTCACATGGTTACTGATAATGCTTCCAATTAT GATATGGGAAACATGCCTCATGTGGAGAGACTCAAAAAACGTGCATCCAAAGTtacagtttttatttataatcatgTGGCTTTGATTGCTTGGTTGAGGAAGAGACCTGGTTGGACAGATATTGTACATGTAGGAGAAACAAGATTTGCTACTACTTTCCTTTCATTTGGAAGCCTTCATGTGCATAAGTATGACTTGCAAGCCTTAGTAACTAGCAAGTTCTTTGTGGACAATAGATTGGCAAGAGAGTCAAAGGCAAAAGAAGTAGTTTCTATCATTTTGGATAATTCTTTTTGGGATGATATTAATGTTCTTGTCAAGATTTCATCACCACTCATTCGTTTGTTACGAATTATTGATTCTGATCAAAGGCCTGCAATAGGATATGTGTATGAGGGCATGCATAGAGCACGGTTGGGAATCAAGAAGATCTTCCGAATGAAGAAGCACTTGTACAAGCCATACacctcaattataaaaaatcgTTGGGAAAAACATTTGTGTAAAGATCTTCATGCTGTTGCATATTGGTTAAATCCCGCTTTTCAATGTGATGAGGAGAATTTTTGTCGGAAACTAGCAGTACATATGGCTGTTTTGGACTACATTGGGACAAAATATGATGGTGACAAAGAAAAG tttaattttgaccCCATTGATTATGCAAGTATCGATAAAactgatttttgggtatttgtggaAGAGGAAGACCCATATCTTAATTATGAAGAGTTGGAGAATGCAATTTATGAAGAGGGTGCATATCCAACAAGTGCAGGGCCTTCTTCTAATATTGAAA AATCTGTAGATGATAGCAGTGAGATTGAATGA